The following proteins come from a genomic window of Panthera leo isolate Ple1 chromosome E2, P.leo_Ple1_pat1.1, whole genome shotgun sequence:
- the LGI4 gene encoding leucine-rich repeat LGI family member 4 isoform X2, producing the protein MGGAGVVLLLLLLAGAGAGVAWRPPKGKCPPSCSCSKDSALCEGSPDLPESFSPTLLSLSLVRTGITQLKAGSFLRVPTLHLLLFTSNSFSVIEDDAFAGLSHLQYLFIEDNDIGSISKNALRGLRSLTHLSLASNNLETLPRFLFRGLETLTHVSKDSLSVPLRCTPLISEMWKPRLSDEGPRGPPCLPDSLLPPPELSWFQTVGEAALGVESFSYQGEPHIILAQPFAGRCLILTWDYSLQRFRPEEELSAPSVVSCKPLVLGPSFFVLAARLWGGSQLWARPGPGLRLAPTQALAPRRLLRPNDAELLWLDGQPCFVVADASKAGSTTLLCRDGPGFYPRQSLHAWHRDTDAEALELDGRPHLLLASASQRPVLFHWLGGRFERRTDIPEAEDVYATRHFQAGGDVFLCLTRYIGDSMVMRWDGSMFRLLQRLPSRGAHVFQPLLIARDQLAILGSDFAFSQVLRLEPDKGLLEPLQELGPPALVAPRAFAHVTVAGRRFLFAACFKGPTQIYQHHELDLSA; encoded by the exons atgggaggggcaggcgttgtgctgctgctgctgctgctggccggAGCGGGCGCCGGGGTGGCCTGGAGACCACCAAAGGGAAAGTGCCCTCCGAGCTGCTCCTGCTCCAAGGATAGTGCCCTGTGTGAGGGCTCTCCAGACCTGCCCGAGAGCTTCTCCCCGACCCTGCTGTCACT CTCACTCGTTAGGACTGGAATCACCCAGCTGAAGGCCGGAAGCTTCCTGAGGGTGCCCACACTGCACCTGCT CCTCTTCACATCCAACTCCTTCTCCGTGATTGAGGACGATGCATTTGCGGGCCTGTCCCACCTGCAGTACCT CTTCATCGAGGACAATGACATTGGCTCCATCTCTAAGAACGCTCTCAGAGGACTTCGCTCACTCACACACCT GAGCCTGGCCAGTAACAATCTCGAGACCCTCCCCAGATTCCTGTTCCGAGGCCTGGAGACCCTAACTCATGT ATCAAAAGATTCGCTATCGGTCCCTTTGAGGTGCACACCCCTCATTTCAGAGAtgtggaaaccgaggctcagcGATGAGGGCCCTCGGGGTCCCCCGTGCCTCCCTGACTCTCTCCTGCCACCCCCAGAGCTGTCCTGGTTCCAGACGGTCGGGGAGGCGGCGCTGGGCGTGGAGTCCTTCTCCTACCAGGGGGAGCCCCACATCATCCTGGCACAGCCATTTGCGGGCCGTTGTCTGATCCTCACCTGGGACTACAGCCTGCAGCGTTTCCGGCCCGAGGAAGAGCTGTCCG CGCCCTCGGTGGTGTCCTGCAAGCCACTGGTGCTGGGCCCGAGCTTCTTCGTGCTGGCCGCCCGCCTGTGGGGTGGCTCGCAGCTctgggcccggcccggccccggcctGCGCCTGGCCCCCACACAGGCCCTGGCCCCACGACGGCTGCTGCGGCCCAATGACGCCGAGCTCCTGTGGCTGGACGGGCAGCCCTGCTTCGTGGTGGCCGACGCCTCCAAGGCGGGCAGCACCACGCTGCTGTGCCGGGACGGGCCCGGCTTCTACCCTCGCCAGAGCCTGCACGCCTGGCACCGGGACACGGATGCCGAGGCCCTGGAGCTGGACGGCCGGCCCCACCTGCTGCTGGCCTCTGCCTCACAGCGGCCCGTGCTCTTCCACTGGCTCGGGGGCCGCTTCGAGAGGCGCACAGACATCCCCGAAGCTGAGGACGTCTATGCCACACGTCACTTCCAGGCCGGCGGGGACGTGTTCCTGTGCCTGACACGCTACATCGGGGACTCCATG GTCATGCGCTGGGACGGCTCCATGTTCCGCCTGCTGCAGCGACTGCCCTCGCGTGGTGCCCACGTCTTCCAGCCGCTGCTCATCGCCAGGGACCAGCTGGCTATCCTGGGCAGCGACTTCGCCTTCAGTCAGGTCTTGCGTCttgagcctgacaaagggctccTGGAGCCGCTGCAGGAGCTGGGGCCCCCAGCCTTGGTGGCCCCTCGCGCCTTTGCTCACGTCACCGTGGCCGGCAGACGCTTCCTCTTCGCCGCTTGCTTCAAGGGCCCCACACAGATCTACCAGCATCACGAGCTAGACCTCAGTGCCTGA
- the LGI4 gene encoding leucine-rich repeat LGI family member 4 isoform X1 translates to MGGAGVVLLLLLLAGAGAGVAWRPPKGKCPPSCSCSKDSALCEGSPDLPESFSPTLLSLSLVRTGITQLKAGSFLRVPTLHLLLFTSNSFSVIEDDAFAGLSHLQYLFIEDNDIGSISKNALRGLRSLTHLSLASNNLETLPRFLFRGLETLTHVDLRGNPIQCDCRVLWLLQWMPTVNASVGTGACAGPTALAHMQLRHLDPKTFKCRAIELSWFQTVGEAALGVESFSYQGEPHIILAQPFAGRCLILTWDYSLQRFRPEEELSAPSVVSCKPLVLGPSFFVLAARLWGGSQLWARPGPGLRLAPTQALAPRRLLRPNDAELLWLDGQPCFVVADASKAGSTTLLCRDGPGFYPRQSLHAWHRDTDAEALELDGRPHLLLASASQRPVLFHWLGGRFERRTDIPEAEDVYATRHFQAGGDVFLCLTRYIGDSMVMRWDGSMFRLLQRLPSRGAHVFQPLLIARDQLAILGSDFAFSQVLRLEPDKGLLEPLQELGPPALVAPRAFAHVTVAGRRFLFAACFKGPTQIYQHHELDLSA, encoded by the exons atgggaggggcaggcgttgtgctgctgctgctgctgctggccggAGCGGGCGCCGGGGTGGCCTGGAGACCACCAAAGGGAAAGTGCCCTCCGAGCTGCTCCTGCTCCAAGGATAGTGCCCTGTGTGAGGGCTCTCCAGACCTGCCCGAGAGCTTCTCCCCGACCCTGCTGTCACT CTCACTCGTTAGGACTGGAATCACCCAGCTGAAGGCCGGAAGCTTCCTGAGGGTGCCCACACTGCACCTGCT CCTCTTCACATCCAACTCCTTCTCCGTGATTGAGGACGATGCATTTGCGGGCCTGTCCCACCTGCAGTACCT CTTCATCGAGGACAATGACATTGGCTCCATCTCTAAGAACGCTCTCAGAGGACTTCGCTCACTCACACACCT GAGCCTGGCCAGTAACAATCTCGAGACCCTCCCCAGATTCCTGTTCCGAGGCCTGGAGACCCTAACTCATGT GGACCTCCGCGGGAACCCGATCCAGTGTGACTGCCGCGTCCTCTGGCTGCTGCAGTGGATGCCCACCGTGAATGCCAGCGTGGGGACTGGGGCCTGCGCCGGCCCCACTGCTCTGGCCCACATGCAGCTCCGCCACCTGGACCCCAAGACGTTCAAGTGCAGAGCCATAG AGCTGTCCTGGTTCCAGACGGTCGGGGAGGCGGCGCTGGGCGTGGAGTCCTTCTCCTACCAGGGGGAGCCCCACATCATCCTGGCACAGCCATTTGCGGGCCGTTGTCTGATCCTCACCTGGGACTACAGCCTGCAGCGTTTCCGGCCCGAGGAAGAGCTGTCCG CGCCCTCGGTGGTGTCCTGCAAGCCACTGGTGCTGGGCCCGAGCTTCTTCGTGCTGGCCGCCCGCCTGTGGGGTGGCTCGCAGCTctgggcccggcccggccccggcctGCGCCTGGCCCCCACACAGGCCCTGGCCCCACGACGGCTGCTGCGGCCCAATGACGCCGAGCTCCTGTGGCTGGACGGGCAGCCCTGCTTCGTGGTGGCCGACGCCTCCAAGGCGGGCAGCACCACGCTGCTGTGCCGGGACGGGCCCGGCTTCTACCCTCGCCAGAGCCTGCACGCCTGGCACCGGGACACGGATGCCGAGGCCCTGGAGCTGGACGGCCGGCCCCACCTGCTGCTGGCCTCTGCCTCACAGCGGCCCGTGCTCTTCCACTGGCTCGGGGGCCGCTTCGAGAGGCGCACAGACATCCCCGAAGCTGAGGACGTCTATGCCACACGTCACTTCCAGGCCGGCGGGGACGTGTTCCTGTGCCTGACACGCTACATCGGGGACTCCATG GTCATGCGCTGGGACGGCTCCATGTTCCGCCTGCTGCAGCGACTGCCCTCGCGTGGTGCCCACGTCTTCCAGCCGCTGCTCATCGCCAGGGACCAGCTGGCTATCCTGGGCAGCGACTTCGCCTTCAGTCAGGTCTTGCGTCttgagcctgacaaagggctccTGGAGCCGCTGCAGGAGCTGGGGCCCCCAGCCTTGGTGGCCCCTCGCGCCTTTGCTCACGTCACCGTGGCCGGCAGACGCTTCCTCTTCGCCGCTTGCTTCAAGGGCCCCACACAGATCTACCAGCATCACGAGCTAGACCTCAGTGCCTGA
- the FXYD3 gene encoding FXYD domain-containing ion transport regulator 3, with translation MRQLRKSFVPQFPQCKNGDNNGWHCHPLSFPLLPAGLPALDANDPEDKNSPFYYDWHRLRIGGLICAAVLCTIGIIVLMSGKCKCKFSQKPSHHPGDAPPLITPGSAHNC, from the exons ATGCGGCAGTTACGGAAatcctttgtgcctcagtttccccagtgtaaaaatggagacaataatg GCTGGCACTGCCATCCCCTGTCCTTCCCGCTTCTCCCAGCAGGCCTGCCTGCCCTGGACGCCAACGACCCAGAAG atAAAAACAGTCCTTTCTACTATG ACTGGCACAGACTCCGGATCGGCGGACTCATCTGCGCTGCGGTTCTGTGCACCATCGGCATCATCGTCCTCATGA GTGGGAAATGCAAATGCAAGTTCAGCCAGAAGCCCAG TCACCATCCAGGGGACGCCCCTCCTCTCATCACTCCAG GCTCTGCCCATAACTGTTGA